In Bubalus kerabau isolate K-KA32 ecotype Philippines breed swamp buffalo chromosome 4, PCC_UOA_SB_1v2, whole genome shotgun sequence, one DNA window encodes the following:
- the SCRN2 gene encoding secernin-2 isoform X2 yields MASWSPDTPCSCDCFVSMPPASALPAVIFAKNSDRPRDEVQEVVFVPAGTHAPGSRLQCTYIEVEQVSKTHAVILSRPSWLWGAEMGANEHGVCIGNEAVWTKEPVREGEALLGMDLLRLALERGSSAWEALHVITGLLERYGQGGSCWEDPTPFCYHNTFLLADRTEAWVLETAGSLWAAQRIQEGVHNISNQLSIGSDISAEHPELRPHAQAQGWWDGQGTFDFAQVFSLSQQPVRMEAAKARLRAGRDLLQQQQGGITAEVMMGILRDKESGICMDSGGFRTTASMVSVLPRDPTQPCVHFLTATPDPSRSVFKPFIFGMGAAQPPQVLSPTFGAQDPVRTLPRFQTQVDRRHPLYRGHQVALGLMESEQARGQQLRQKQRDLEQEGLAAVRRLLTRECAPPAQELGGLFQAFVEKETQAYA; encoded by the exons ATGGCATCGTGGAGCCCTGACACCCCATGTTCCTGCGACTGCTTTGTCTCGATGCCCCCGGCCTCGGCTCTCCCAGCCGTGATCTTTGCCAAGAACTCTGACCGGCCCAGGGATGAGGTGCAGGAGGTGGTGTTTGTACCGGCAGGCACGCACGCCCCCGGGAGCCGCCTCCAG TGCACCTACATTGAGGTGGAACAGGTGTCCAAGACCCATGCTGTGATCCTGAGCCGCCCTTCTTGGCTGTGGGGGGCTGAGATGGGCGCCAACGAGCATGGGGTCTGCATTGGCAATGAGGCAGTGTGGACCAAGGAGCCAGTCAGGGAAGGGGAAGCCCTGCTGGGAATGGACTTACTCAG GCTGGCTTTGGAACGGGGCAGCTCTGCCTGGGAAGCCTTGCACGTGATCACAGGCTTGCTGGAGCGCTACGGGCAGGGGGGCAGCTGCTGGGAGGACCCCACGCCATTCTGCTACCACAACACTTTCCTGCTGGCCGACCGGACTGAGGCCTGGGTGCTGGAGACGgcggggagcctgtgggctgcacaGAGGATCCAGG AGGGGGTCCACAACATCTCCAACCAGCTGAGCATCGGCTCGGACATCTCGGCAGAACACCCTGAGCTCCGGCCCCACGCCCAGGCCCAGGGCTGGTGGGACGGGCAGGGCACCTTTGACTTTGCCCAGGTCTTCTCCCTGAGCCAGCAGCCTGTGCGCATGGAGGCTGCCAAGGCCCGCTTACGGGCTGGGCGGGACCTGCTGCAGCAACAACAAG GGGGTATCACGGCAGAGGTGATGATGGGCATCCTCAGGGACAAGGAGAGCGGCATCTGTATGGACTCTGGGGGCTTCCGCACCACGGCCAGCATGGTGTCCGTGCTGCCCCGGGACCCCACCCAGCCCTGTGTGCACTTCCTCACTGCCACACCAGACCCATCCCG GTCAGTGTTCAAACCTTTCATCTTTGGGATGGGGGCAGCCCAGCCCCCCCAGGTGCTGTCTCCCACTTTTGGAGCACAGGACCCTGTTCGGACCCTGCCTCGATTCCAGACTCAGGTGGATCGCCGGCACCCCCTCTACCGTGGACACCAGGTGGCCCTGGGACTGATGGAGAGTGAGCAG GCTCGGGGGCAGCAGCTTCGGCAGAAGCAGCGGGACCTGGAGCAGGAAGGCCTGGCGGCTGTGCGGCGGCTGCTGACCAGGGAGTGTGCTCCACCCGCCCAGGAGCTGGGCGGCCTCTTCCAGGCCTTTGTGGAGAAGGAGACCCAGGCATATGCCTGA
- the SCRN2 gene encoding secernin-2 isoform X1, with protein MVERWLERDTRIPISPQMASWSPDTPCSCDCFVSMPPASALPAVIFAKNSDRPRDEVQEVVFVPAGTHAPGSRLQCTYIEVEQVSKTHAVILSRPSWLWGAEMGANEHGVCIGNEAVWTKEPVREGEALLGMDLLRLALERGSSAWEALHVITGLLERYGQGGSCWEDPTPFCYHNTFLLADRTEAWVLETAGSLWAAQRIQEGVHNISNQLSIGSDISAEHPELRPHAQAQGWWDGQGTFDFAQVFSLSQQPVRMEAAKARLRAGRDLLQQQQGGITAEVMMGILRDKESGICMDSGGFRTTASMVSVLPRDPTQPCVHFLTATPDPSRSVFKPFIFGMGAAQPPQVLSPTFGAQDPVRTLPRFQTQVDRRHPLYRGHQVALGLMESEQARGQQLRQKQRDLEQEGLAAVRRLLTRECAPPAQELGGLFQAFVEKETQAYA; from the exons ATGGTGGAGAGGTGGCTTGAGAGGGACACACGCATCCCCATCTCTCCCCAGATGGCATCGTGGAGCCCTGACACCCCATGTTCCTGCGACTGCTTTGTCTCGATGCCCCCGGCCTCGGCTCTCCCAGCCGTGATCTTTGCCAAGAACTCTGACCGGCCCAGGGATGAGGTGCAGGAGGTGGTGTTTGTACCGGCAGGCACGCACGCCCCCGGGAGCCGCCTCCAG TGCACCTACATTGAGGTGGAACAGGTGTCCAAGACCCATGCTGTGATCCTGAGCCGCCCTTCTTGGCTGTGGGGGGCTGAGATGGGCGCCAACGAGCATGGGGTCTGCATTGGCAATGAGGCAGTGTGGACCAAGGAGCCAGTCAGGGAAGGGGAAGCCCTGCTGGGAATGGACTTACTCAG GCTGGCTTTGGAACGGGGCAGCTCTGCCTGGGAAGCCTTGCACGTGATCACAGGCTTGCTGGAGCGCTACGGGCAGGGGGGCAGCTGCTGGGAGGACCCCACGCCATTCTGCTACCACAACACTTTCCTGCTGGCCGACCGGACTGAGGCCTGGGTGCTGGAGACGgcggggagcctgtgggctgcacaGAGGATCCAGG AGGGGGTCCACAACATCTCCAACCAGCTGAGCATCGGCTCGGACATCTCGGCAGAACACCCTGAGCTCCGGCCCCACGCCCAGGCCCAGGGCTGGTGGGACGGGCAGGGCACCTTTGACTTTGCCCAGGTCTTCTCCCTGAGCCAGCAGCCTGTGCGCATGGAGGCTGCCAAGGCCCGCTTACGGGCTGGGCGGGACCTGCTGCAGCAACAACAAG GGGGTATCACGGCAGAGGTGATGATGGGCATCCTCAGGGACAAGGAGAGCGGCATCTGTATGGACTCTGGGGGCTTCCGCACCACGGCCAGCATGGTGTCCGTGCTGCCCCGGGACCCCACCCAGCCCTGTGTGCACTTCCTCACTGCCACACCAGACCCATCCCG GTCAGTGTTCAAACCTTTCATCTTTGGGATGGGGGCAGCCCAGCCCCCCCAGGTGCTGTCTCCCACTTTTGGAGCACAGGACCCTGTTCGGACCCTGCCTCGATTCCAGACTCAGGTGGATCGCCGGCACCCCCTCTACCGTGGACACCAGGTGGCCCTGGGACTGATGGAGAGTGAGCAG GCTCGGGGGCAGCAGCTTCGGCAGAAGCAGCGGGACCTGGAGCAGGAAGGCCTGGCGGCTGTGCGGCGGCTGCTGACCAGGGAGTGTGCTCCACCCGCCCAGGAGCTGGGCGGCCTCTTCCAGGCCTTTGTGGAGAAGGAGACCCAGGCATATGCCTGA